The region TTCCGCACTTTTTTGAAAAAAACTTTTTTGTTCAAAATATGGCGATCTGTAACCAGCTTGGACGCCTTAAACGATGTAAACATTATGTTTATGGTTTGACTTAGCGATATTCCTTTAATTTTTCAGAATCGCCGTTTGTCTGACAAAGTATTACAAAATGCGCGGTTTGTGGCACAGATCGTTACAGCTTTCCGCTGCCGTTCGACTGGTTTTCAAAGATCAAAGATCATCGACGTTACAACGATCCCGCATCAACCTAGCGCATTTCAAGGCAAATTGGAAGACCAACTTTCTCGATATGGCGTGGTTTTCTCGATTTGACGCAACTTTCCGACAAAAATTTAAGAAGTAACCACGAAAATACACGAACGAACACGAAAACAAAAATGTTCTTATTTTGTGTCTGTTCCTGTATTTTCGTAGCTAAGCCAGATGCATAAGCCCGCACGTCCGTAAGGGCGGAACACTCAGCTTGCGCTTACAAGTGACTTTAGAGACAAGAAAACCTTGAATTTAATTATTGCCTACTGCAATTTGATCAGCCTTTGCATGCCAGCCATTGCGTCGTTGAAGGCGCCGACACGTCCGAGTTTTATGGCTTCGTCGTAGAGTTTGATTGCCATTGCGTTGTTGTTGAAATGTTCGTAGATGCGGGCGAGGGCGACGTAGGTTAGGGAGAGGAGCGCGGGATCGGTGTCGACGGTTTTTACCTCGATGACTTTGCTGTAGGCCTCTTTGGCTTCGATGAGTTTGGCGGCTTGGGCGTCGGCGTCTTCGAGCTTTGTGGCTTCGAGAGCGGCGACGCGGCCGAGGTTGTAAAAGATTCGGGGATCGTTTGGGTTCTGGGTTTGGAGCTGTTTCAAATCGGCGGCGGCCTTTGTGAGATCTTTTGCGTCGATCGACTTTTGAATTTCGCGAAGCCGAACGGTTACGGGATTTTCGACGACGACAATCTGACTTCCCTGTTGACTTTTTCGCTCTTCGCGTGCGGCGAGGGCTCTCGTTCTCGCATCGACAGTCGCGGCGATGCTAGTGCTTTCTTTAGCAGGGTCGAACGAAGCGATCATGTCGCCGAGCGATGCCGCAATATCAAACCCGGATTCTTCAATCTCCTTCAGTTTTTCGGCAAAAAAGAACGTAAGCACCAAGCCTTTTTCATGATCCTCAAATAGTCGAAGTACCGATTCGTCAGCCAACGACTGTTTGAATTTTTCAAGTTCGGCTGAGACCGCGCGTTTTTCAGCGTCGGTTTTCATCGTGTCGATCTTTCGACGAGCCTGATCGGTTGCGATGTTCTTTTTAACGAATTCAGCCTGCCGAATATCGACAGCCGCCGCCAATGAACGTGAAACGGTCAAGAACACATCGGGCGTGATCGAGGGATCTGTTTTACGGCGCTCGTCGAGCTGCGGTCTTACCCAATCGCGCAAGGCAGTAATATCCTTGGAATTGCTCAGTACAAGCGGATCGATCACAAATTGCAAAAATGCCCGGCGAACGTCGGAAAAACTGAGGTCTTTGTCAGGCGGCAGAATCACATAATAATCGTCGCGGGCATTCAGAAAATTAACGTTTCCCTGCGCTGCAAGCATTTCGGGAACGATGAAAAAGTGACGCTCAAGAACGCGTGTCTCAACTTTTTTGATCTTCGTTTTGCTCTTCGTCTTTTGTGTTTCGATCTGCGTTTTTTCGGTTGAAAATAGCTGCGGCCGCGTGTGCAGATAATCGAGCAGTTCGCTGACCATTTCGCGAGTAGAACTTCGCAGTACGCCGTCGGCTTCGCGTCCGTAGCTTCGCGCGTATTCGTCCAATTTTGAATTTATTCCGGAGCGGCGATAAAATTCGCGAGCCAACGGCGCGAAGTCTAAAACATCGAGCAAGCTTCCGGGCAGGTCGTTCGTTATTACCGGATCAGCAAACTCCGGTGCGGGAGTAAGGGTAAGTGCCATCGACATGAACGGAGCTACGATCTGAGCATCAGAAAAATTTGGATGGCGTTTTTTGTACTGCGTGACAAACGCAGAGATGCGGCGGCGCAGGTCAGGATCGAGCGCCGCAGTGTCTTGCAGCAACTGAGTCCTGAATTTTGTTCCTTTTTCCGAGAGAGGCGTGTTTATCAGCTTTTCACTACCGGCAGGAGTCTTTGTCTCGGCCATTTCGAGAGCTGCAAGAACCACGATCAGCCGCCTATCGGCCTCGATCTTGACGCCGTAATTGCTGAGGTCAAAGCCCAGCTGCACGCCTTGTCCGGTAACACAAAATGAGAGCAACAAGATAAATGCTAATAGGTTTGTTAGACGCATGAATTCAATTCTCCAATGGCGATGGTTTGTCTCTTAAAAGATGAATGTCCTGCTCGGTTAGATGTATTTGATCGCCAATAAAAGAATAAAGGATAGAGGAACAATAAAATATTCCTCTATCCTATTATTTTCGGATCTGTTGCCGTGAAGCCACGCAGCTCTTAGTTATAGCTGCTGAGGGCCTCGCCTTCGTCATCGAATACGTCGAAAACCGTCAAGAGCTTGGTGATCGCGAGAAGATCCTGGATCTTTTGCGTCAATTTCAAAAGCTTCAACGTGCCGCCTTCTTTCTTGACGGCTGTAAAGCTCGAAACCAATTCGCCGATGCCGCTCGAATCGATATAGCCGACACCTGCCAGATTAAGCAGGATCTTATTCTTGCCTTCGCCAAGCAGCCGTCGAATAGCTGTTCTAAGTGCCACGCTGCCTTCGCCGATCGTTACTTTGCCCGCGAGATCAAGAATCGCAACGTCGCCGGCCTGGCGTTCAGTAATATTAATATCAGACATTATTATCTCCTCAAGTTTAGTTTCGTTAGGTTAATAGCCGATTTTAGTCCACTCTGATCGAAAATCCAAACAGACATCAGAGATTACCGTTTTTTGAACATCTCTACGACGAGGCCGCCTTCGGGGTGGTTCGACCAATCAATATCGTCCATAAATGAACGCATGAACAAAATGCCGCGACCGTTTGTCTTTAGTAAATTCTCAGGATTGGTCGGATCAGGTATTTCTTCAACTGAAAATCCCTCGCCAAAATCTCGAACCGTGATCCCAAAGCCTTCCTCGGAGTCTTCCATCTTCACCTCAACGTGTTTGGATTCATCGAACTTGTTGCCATGCTTGACCGCATTAGCGACCGATTCGCGGACGGCCATGTCGATGGCATAGGTAAATTCTTCGTCAAGTCCGCGCTCGGCAGCAAAGTCAGCGGCCTTCATGGCTGCTTCTTCGACTGATTCGATACGGCTGGGCAGTTTGATCTCTCGTATTTCAGACACAATGTATGCTTTGTAAGTTATAGTTTTAAAGTAGTTGCTGTCAAGACAAACGCCCGCGATAAATCTAAAATTGTCGATATGAGGATCTATCCGGCCAAATCGCTGCACGGAACAGTACATCTGCCGGGAGACAAATCGATCTCGCACAGGGCCGCGCTTATCGCCGCAATGGCCGTCGGCGACACGCGGATCGAAAACTTCAGCACGGCCGAGGATTGCCAAACTACGATCAAATGCCTCAAGGAACTTGGCGTGTCGATCACACAAATTGGTAATGATGTGCTCGTAAAAGGCGTTGGTAAGAATGGCTTTCGCAAACCCATAGGGCCGCTTGATTGCGGAAATAGCGGAACGACGTTGCGTCTGCTCGCAGGCATTCTCGCAGGGCAAGACTTTGAAACAACGCTGATCGGCGATGAGTCGCTAAAAAAAAGGCCGATGCAGCGCGTGATCGATCCACTCGAAAAAATGGGCGCACGCATCGGTTCAAGTGACGACAAACCGCCGCTGACAATATCGGGAATCTATCCGCTGCGATCTTTTGCACATGTACAGAATATTGCTTCCGCTCAGGTAAAATCGAGTATTCTGCTTGCCGCTCTCAACTCAGATGGCGACACCTCGATTATTGAAACGATCTGGACCCGCGACCACACTGAGCGCATGCTCGAATGGTTTGATGTAAACGTAAGGACATCAATGCGGAAGGATCGGAAGCAAGTAACGGTCTCTGGAAGCGAAGTTCTCAAGGCACATGATGTGAAGATCCCGTCGGACATCTCGTCAGCTGCTTTTTTCATCGTGGCGGCGGCTTGTTTAAGAGGCTCAAATATTGAGATGACCAATGTTGGCGTTAATAGGACAAGAACTGCTATTTGTGATCTTATTTTTGATCTATGCGCAGATGCTGAGATTCACACATTCACTGACGTTTGTAATGAACGCGTTGGAACGATCAATGTCTATGGTGGGCTGCTGCCCCGTAAACAAAGACTGCTACTTAACGGTCCGATCATCGCCCAAATGATCGATGAACTGCCGATCATTGCAATACTCGGCACGCAATTGGAACATGGGATCGAGGTTCGCGATGCGGGAGAACTTCGCGTAAAGGAATCCGACCGCATTGTCGCGATCACAGAAAACCTGAAACGGATGGGAGCCGAGGTAACCGAGTTTGACGATGGCTTTAAGGTCGAAAAATCTCGGCTGAAGGGAGCTGTTGTCGATTCGTTCGGCGACCATAGAATCGCGATGGCATTTGCCGTCGCTGGGATTTTGGCGGACGGAGAAACAGAAATCATCGATGCTCATTGCGTTGATGTTTCCTTTCCGGGCTTTTTTGATGTGCTTGCCAGCATCACCCGGTCAACATAATATCTAACCAATGGCCAAAGATACTCACATTGCGTTGACCGGTTTTATGGGCGTTGGGAAATCCAGCGTCGCACGGCACCTTGCGAATATGCTGAAGTGCAAAAAGGTCGATCTCGACTTCGTCATCGAATCAAGTGAGAATCGAAAGATCGCTGAGATCATCGACGCCGAGGGCGAAGGCAAATACCGTGAGATCGAAACCGAAAACCTCAAAGAAGTATTGAATGCCTCTGACATAAAGATACTTTCGCTTGGCGGCGGTGCGTGGACCATTGAGCAAAACCGCAAATTATTGCAAGAAAATGGCTTTACGAGTGTGTGGCTCGAGGCTTCGTTCGATCATTGCTGGCGGAACATCGCGTTTTCGCGGAAAGATCGCCCGCTTGCGAGAAACAAGCAAAAGGCACTAAAGCTCTTTGAAGACAGACAAAAAGTGTACTGTTTGGCTGAATGGCATTTTGTCATTCGGCCCGATTTCACGTCGTATGATGTGGCTCGAATGATGAAAGAGGAAATTTTTTCGTGAAATTCCCGCTCCGACATTGCTAAACCGCCTGATTTGCATCAATATATTTTTACTGGATAAATTAGTATCTCCGCACCCTTGGTCGGAAAGAATTTATGCTTGGTACCGCCTTTTATTAAAGGCCATTTTTGATAATTAAAGGACAAAATATAAACATTTTGGAGGAAGTAATGAAAATTAAATTTTTTACAATTCTCACTTTGGCCGTCGCTCTATTTTTGAGTGCGTGCGGCAAGAGCGATGCGGACATACAGAAAGCGGCTAGTGAAAAGCTGTCTGCCGATAAGGTTGCCGGCGTTACCGTGGCCGTCAAAGACGGTGTTGCGACGCTGACCGGCGAGGTCGCTGATATAACCGTAAAAACAAAGGCCGAGGCTGCGGTCAAGGGCGTCGAAGGCATTAAATCCGTCGATGCAGCAAACCTCAAGACAAAGCCGCTTCCGCCGCCGCCGGCACCGATTGATGACGTGCAGGCATCTGACCCGATGAAAAAGGGCACCATTGATGAGGTATTAAAGAAAATGGGCATTAGCGGAGTTAACGTCGCAGTCAAAGATGGCGAAGTCACGTTAACCGGCACAGTTGCCAAAGACCGTCTCGCCGAGGTCATGAAGGCCGCACAAGAAGCCGACGTGAAAAAAGTAAACAACAAGCTCACAATTAAATAGGCCGATTAGGGAGGAAATATGTCATTACAAGAGAAATATCAAACACTTCTTGAACTCGCCAATTCTAACGGCACGACCTATGAGTTGAGCGAAGGAGACGGAGTTCTGCACATCGATGCAACCGCACCAAGTGCCGAAGCAAAACAGGCGATCTGGGACGAATACGAACGCATCGACCCCGAATTTCGTTCGGGCGACCTGATCCTGAACGTCACCGACTCAAGCGCAGCCGGCGGCGGAGCAAACACCTACACCGTCGAATCAGGCGACAACCTAAGCAAGATCGGCGCCAAATACGGCATCACCTGGAAAGCCATCTACGACGCCAACCGCGACATCATCAAAGACCCCGACATGATCCATCCGGGACAGGAATTGAAGATTCCGGGTTAATGGAATTTTTGATCTATTCATAAAAAGCCTGCATGTTTGTTCATGCAGGCTTTTTATTTTGATTCGATAGTTGCGGACGAATCTGCTACATTTTTCTCAATGTCATTGGAAACAGATTTTATTGTCATCGGCAGCGGTGTTGCTGGGTTGCGGGCTTCGATCGAGCTTGCCGCTAGCGGCGGGCGAGTTACCGTTTTAACTAAGGACAAGGCGAGTGAATCTAATACTGAATACGCGCAGGGTGGCGTTGCGGTTGTGTTGTCGGACGATGATAATGCGGAGCTCCATGAAGACGACACGCTTGTTGCGGGTGCGGGGCTGTGCGATCCGCAGGCGGTTGAGACGCTTGTTACGGAAGGCACGAAATACATAAAACAACTTATCGATTGGGGCACCGAATTTGATCGCGAAGGCGGAAAGCTAGTCTTTACGCAAGAAGCTGCTCATTCGCGGCGGCGGATAATTCACGCGAACGGCGATTCGACAGGGGCTGAGTTTGTTCGTGCTTTGATCGCTCGTGCCGGGCAAGAGAAAACAATTAATCTAACGCCTTTTGCTAATACCGAAAGCCTGCTCGTTCACGATGGCCTCTGTGTTGGTGTGAGGTTTCTCGACCCGATTCTACGTGCGCCGCGTGAAATTTATGCAAAGGCAGTGATCATGTGTACCGGCGGCGCAGGGCAATTATATCTACACACGACCAATCCTTCGGTCGCGACCGGAGACGGAATGGCAATGGCGTATTTTGCCGGTGCCGAGATGGCCGATATGGAATTTATCCAGTTTCATCCGACTGCTCTGAGTCTAGAAAAAGCTCCTCGTTTTTTGTTGAGCGAAGCGATGCGCGGCGAAGGCGGCATCCTGAAAAACAAATACGGCGAACGCTTTATGCCGCGTTACGACGAACGAGCGGAGCTTGCACCGCGTGACATAGTTTCGCGTTCGATAGTCGCTGAAATGCGTCGGACTGGGACGCGAAATGTCTTTCTCGACATGACCGCACTCGATGAAAACTTCCTACAACACCGCTTTCCAAAGATCTACGAAACCTGCAAATTTTACGGCCTGAATATCGCGACGAACATGCTGCCCGTTTCGCCCGCATCGCACTACTGCATGGGCGGCATTCGCACCGATCTGTGGGGACGCACTTCAGTTCCGGGGCTCTATGCTGCCGGTGAAGTTTCATGCACCGGCGTTCACGGAGCAAATCGTCTAGCTTCAAATTCCCTGCTCGAAGGTTTGGTTTTTGGAGCAAGGGCAGGCAAAGCAGCAACCCTTGACAGTGCGGACGGGGGAGTGTGGAGTGCGGAGTTCGAAGACCAAAGACCTAAGACCGAAGACCGTTCAAATGAAATTTCAACTGCGGTAAAAAAACGTATCAAACGCATTATGTGGGAACGCGTCGGTATTCTTCGGGATCGCGATTCCTTAAAACGAGCGTTGAAAGAATTTGATCAGATGTCGGCCGGAAATCTGAGTTCGTCGTCACGAAATTTTGTGACGCTTGCAAAACTAGTTGCCGCTGCCGCTCTCTGGCGTGAGGAATCGCGTGGCGGGCATTTTCGAACCGATTTCCCAGAACAGCATGATGAGTGGAGAGTTCACTCGATCCAGAAATTAGGCGATGATATATCTGCTACGAAAAGCATCAATTTTGTAGACAAAACTGTTGTATAATTAGTTGGATCAAACATCACGTTTATGGAAACCACCGCCACGACACTCAATTTGGCGTCTATAATTTCGCATAATGCCCGGCTCACTCCGCAGCGCGAAGCAGTGGTTTGGGAAAACGTTCGAATGACCTTTGGCGAACTCGACAAGGTGTCGAATAAAGTCGCAAACGGGCTTGTCGCGATGGGTATAGGTCACGGTGACAAGGTCGCTCTGTGCTGTCCGAATATTCCGTACTTCCCCGTTATTTATTACGCGATAATGAAAGTTGGTGCGGCTGTTGTGCCACTCAGTGTCCTTTTCAAGCCCCGCGATATTGAATATCATCTGTCCGATTCCGATGCGAAAGCGGTGTTCACTTTTGAAGATGTTCCCGATCTGCCAATGGCACGGAATGTAAAAGAAGGCTTTGACCAGGTTGAGGCGTGTCGCGACCTGATCGTAATGACCAAAGATCTGGCAGATCCAAGTCCGTATGCCGAACATCAGACACTCTCGCAACTTATAGCTGACAAGAGTGATAGTTTTGAGATATTTCCAACGCGACCAGATGACACTTGCGCGATCCTTTATACATCAGGTACGACCGGCCAACCTAAAGGCGCTGAGCTGACGCATTTAAATCTGATGACAAATGTGACGACCACCTGGTCAACGCATTTGCCGATGCTGGATTTTACCGACGGCGAACAAAAGACGGTGTTGATAACACTCCCGCTGTTTCACACGACTGGGCAGACCGTGCAGATGAACACGAATCTGTATGGCGGCTGCCGCGTTATTCTGCTGCCGCGATTTGATGCGAAAGCTGTTCTCGACACGATGGTTGCAGAGAAAGTAAATTTTTGGATCGGCGTTCCGACGATGTATTGGGGCTTGCTGAAGTACGTCAATGAAACCGGCTATGATGTCAGCCGCATCGCTGAAACGATGAAGGTCTGCACATCAGGCGGAGCACCGATGCCTGTCGAGGTGATGAAGGAGTTTGAGGAGAAATTCGGCGTTCGTGTGCGGGAAGGTTACGGGCTTTCAGAAACATCGCCGCTTGCCTGTTTCAATCATTTCGACAAGCCTTCTAAACCCGGCACGGTCGGCCAGCCGATCTTTGGCGTAGAGGTCAAGTGTTTTGACGATGATGACAACGAAGTGCCGCGAGGGACGCGCGGCGAGGTCGTCATTCGCGGCTCAAATGTGATGAAGGGATATTACAAACGCCCCGAAGCCACCGCCGAAGCGTTTCGCAGCGGCTGGTTTCACACCGGTGATATTGGTGTGATCGACGACGAAGGCTATCTGGCGATCGTTGATCGCAAAAAAGATATGATCCTTCGCGGCGGTTACAATATTTATCCGCGCGAGCTTGAGGAGATCATCATCACTCATCCGTCAGTTTCGCTGTGTGCAGTTATCGGCGTTCCATGCGAGCGGCTCGGTGAAGAGGTTAAGGCGTTTGTTGTGTTGAACCATAATCAAGAACTGACCTCCGAAGAATTTATCGAATGGTGCCGTGAACAAATTGCCGCAAATAAATATCCGCGTCACGTCGAATTCCTATCCGAATTACCCGTAGGCGGAACCGGCAAAATTATCAAACGCGCTCTGCGTACTGAGGCACCATAGACATCGCATCCTAAATGAGTCGTTTCAAGCTATTGATAATATTGCTTTTCGCAATTGTGATCGTTGTTGCCTGTTCCAATTCCGCCACAAAACGCTACGCTATTGCGCAAAGTAAAAGTTATGAAGCGACACTTTTCAGGCAAAATTGCGCGATCTGTCACGGGCCTGAGGGCGAAGGAAAAATGCTCGACGATGGACGCGTGACACCAAATATC is a window of Chloracidobacterium sp. DNA encoding:
- a CDS encoding BON domain-containing protein, with amino-acid sequence MKIKFFTILTLAVALFLSACGKSDADIQKAASEKLSADKVAGVTVAVKDGVATLTGEVADITVKTKAEAAVKGVEGIKSVDAANLKTKPLPPPPAPIDDVQASDPMKKGTIDEVLKKMGISGVNVAVKDGEVTLTGTVAKDRLAEVMKAAQEADVKKVNNKLTIK
- the aroA gene encoding 3-phosphoshikimate 1-carboxyvinyltransferase, which translates into the protein MRIYPAKSLHGTVHLPGDKSISHRAALIAAMAVGDTRIENFSTAEDCQTTIKCLKELGVSITQIGNDVLVKGVGKNGFRKPIGPLDCGNSGTTLRLLAGILAGQDFETTLIGDESLKKRPMQRVIDPLEKMGARIGSSDDKPPLTISGIYPLRSFAHVQNIASAQVKSSILLAALNSDGDTSIIETIWTRDHTERMLEWFDVNVRTSMRKDRKQVTVSGSEVLKAHDVKIPSDISSAAFFIVAAACLRGSNIEMTNVGVNRTRTAICDLIFDLCADAEIHTFTDVCNERVGTINVYGGLLPRKQRLLLNGPIIAQMIDELPIIAILGTQLEHGIEVRDAGELRVKESDRIVAITENLKRMGAEVTEFDDGFKVEKSRLKGAVVDSFGDHRIAMAFAVAGILADGETEIIDAHCVDVSFPGFFDVLASITRST
- a CDS encoding LysM peptidoglycan-binding domain-containing protein codes for the protein MSLQEKYQTLLELANSNGTTYELSEGDGVLHIDATAPSAEAKQAIWDEYERIDPEFRSGDLILNVTDSSAAGGGANTYTVESGDNLSKIGAKYGITWKAIYDANRDIIKDPDMIHPGQELKIPG
- a CDS encoding shikimate kinase, translating into MAKDTHIALTGFMGVGKSSVARHLANMLKCKKVDLDFVIESSENRKIAEIIDAEGEGKYREIETENLKEVLNASDIKILSLGGGAWTIEQNRKLLQENGFTSVWLEASFDHCWRNIAFSRKDRPLARNKQKALKLFEDRQKVYCLAEWHFVIRPDFTSYDVARMMKEEIFS
- a CDS encoding cytochrome c → MSRFKLLIILLFAIVIVVACSNSATKRYAIAQSKSYEATLFRQNCAICHGPEGEGKMLDDGRVTPNIRDGEHKYNADAEIYNHIANGGNGMVPFRDILTDREIKLLVDFVKKDLRRPN
- a CDS encoding ATP-binding protein, which codes for MSEIREIKLPSRIESVEEAAMKAADFAAERGLDEEFTYAIDMAVRESVANAVKHGNKFDESKHVEVKMEDSEEGFGITVRDFGEGFSVEEIPDPTNPENLLKTNGRGILFMRSFMDDIDWSNHPEGGLVVEMFKKR
- a CDS encoding long-chain fatty acid--CoA ligase, which codes for METTATTLNLASIISHNARLTPQREAVVWENVRMTFGELDKVSNKVANGLVAMGIGHGDKVALCCPNIPYFPVIYYAIMKVGAAVVPLSVLFKPRDIEYHLSDSDAKAVFTFEDVPDLPMARNVKEGFDQVEACRDLIVMTKDLADPSPYAEHQTLSQLIADKSDSFEIFPTRPDDTCAILYTSGTTGQPKGAELTHLNLMTNVTTTWSTHLPMLDFTDGEQKTVLITLPLFHTTGQTVQMNTNLYGGCRVILLPRFDAKAVLDTMVAEKVNFWIGVPTMYWGLLKYVNETGYDVSRIAETMKVCTSGGAPMPVEVMKEFEEKFGVRVREGYGLSETSPLACFNHFDKPSKPGTVGQPIFGVEVKCFDDDDNEVPRGTRGEVVIRGSNVMKGYYKRPEATAEAFRSGWFHTGDIGVIDDEGYLAIVDRKKDMILRGGYNIYPRELEEIIITHPSVSLCAVIGVPCERLGEEVKAFVVLNHNQELTSEEFIEWCREQIAANKYPRHVEFLSELPVGGTGKIIKRALRTEAP
- a CDS encoding L-aspartate oxidase, with product MSLETDFIVIGSGVAGLRASIELAASGGRVTVLTKDKASESNTEYAQGGVAVVLSDDDNAELHEDDTLVAGAGLCDPQAVETLVTEGTKYIKQLIDWGTEFDREGGKLVFTQEAAHSRRRIIHANGDSTGAEFVRALIARAGQEKTINLTPFANTESLLVHDGLCVGVRFLDPILRAPREIYAKAVIMCTGGAGQLYLHTTNPSVATGDGMAMAYFAGAEMADMEFIQFHPTALSLEKAPRFLLSEAMRGEGGILKNKYGERFMPRYDERAELAPRDIVSRSIVAEMRRTGTRNVFLDMTALDENFLQHRFPKIYETCKFYGLNIATNMLPVSPASHYCMGGIRTDLWGRTSVPGLYAAGEVSCTGVHGANRLASNSLLEGLVFGARAGKAATLDSADGGVWSAEFEDQRPKTEDRSNEISTAVKKRIKRIMWERVGILRDRDSLKRALKEFDQMSAGNLSSSSRNFVTLAKLVAAAALWREESRGGHFRTDFPEQHDEWRVHSIQKLGDDISATKSINFVDKTVV
- a CDS encoding STAS domain-containing protein, which encodes MSDINITERQAGDVAILDLAGKVTIGEGSVALRTAIRRLLGEGKNKILLNLAGVGYIDSSGIGELVSSFTAVKKEGGTLKLLKLTQKIQDLLAITKLLTVFDVFDDEGEALSSYN